From a region of the Cucumis sativus cultivar 9930 chromosome 6, Cucumber_9930_V3, whole genome shotgun sequence genome:
- the LOC101221797 gene encoding transcription factor JUNGBRUNNEN 1: MTTNPSQFPDMTAIDNNDNDDSQFPLPGFRFHPTDEELVNFYLRRKVHNKPLPIELIKQIDIYKYSPWDLPHASNSGTLGEKEWYFFCKRGRKYKNSVRPNRVTGCGFWKATGIDKPIYSNDRCVLVGLKKTLVYYRGSAGRGTKTEWMMNEFRLPSSSSSSPYSSDPFRRNIIKNNLHEAEIWTLCRIFKRNISTKKAINAPNWREVPSAKISRAVENMNFRATKNIDIDRYSDDNEQSSYISFTSNNSFINFDHMNDVQNFHQSQMSHDSQMMTNFCSLTDQHSSADHNSSANVSPSSSSFSDFDEDASDLFGYEKWEELKSILECDFDSLNQF, from the exons ATGACCACCAATCCCTCACAATTCCCTGACATGACTGCAATCGACAACAACGACAACGACGACTCCCAATTCCCTCTTCCAGGGTTTCGCTTCCACCCAACAGACGAAGAGCTAGTCAACTTCTACCTCCGTCGTAAGGTTCACAACAAGCCCCTCCCCATCGAACTCATCAAACAAATCGACATCTACAAATACAGCCCATGGGACCTTCCTC ATGCGAGTAATAGTGGGACGTTAGGGGAAAAAGAATGGTACTTCTTTTGCAAAAGAGGGAGGAAGTATAAGAATAGTGTGAGGCCAAATAGAGTAACGGGATGTGGATTTTGGAAAGCAACAGGAATTGATAAACCAATTTATAGTAATGATCGTTGTGTTCTTGTTGGGTTGAAGAAGACACTTGTTTATTACCGTGGATCTGCGGGTAGAGGAACTAAAACCGAGTGGATGATGAATGAATTCcgtcttccttcttcttcttcttcctcccccTACTCCTCGGATCCCTTTCGCAGaaatattatcaaaaataaCCTCCATGAAGCT GAAATTTGGACTTTGTGTcgaattttcaaaagaaacatCTCCACTAAAAAGGCTATTAATGCACCAAACTGGAGGGAGGTTCCATCAGCCAAAATTAGCCGAGCAGTAGAGAACATGAACTTTAGGGCAACCAAAAATATCGATATCGATCGATATTCCGATGACAACGAACAAAGTAGCTACATAAGTTTCACCTCTAACAATTCATTTATCAACTTTGATCATATGAACgatgttcaaaattttcatcagAGTCAGATGTCTCATGACAGCCAAATGATGACAAATTTTTGTAGCTTGACTGATCAGCATTCATCGGCAGATCATAATTCATCGGCAAATGTGTCGCCATCGTCGTCAAGTTTCTCGGATTTTGATGAGGATGCTTCTGATTTGTTTGGTTATGAAAAATGGGAAGAACTCAAATCAATTTTGGAGTGTGATTTTGATTCATTGAATCAGTTTTAA
- the LOC101221571 gene encoding transcription factor JUNGBRUNNEN 1, with amino-acid sequence MATTSPPDPDMDDYQFPLPGFRFHPTDEELVDYYLRRKVDKKSVTLELIKQIDIYRHNPWDLPYGGAATGEKECYVFVKRGRKYKNSVRPNRVTGAGFWKATGIDKPIYSQEGEGNRCIGLKKTLDFYKGSAGRGVKTEWMMHEFRLPPITSSSSHFSKTEQEAEIWTLCRIFKRNVTCRRYNWKEIPGSNRPEITKITKTCSNIVNHDQSSYDGVDQRATYISFSSNSYNGFELEKKPFLASEEKKEWEEFTMKKKMKRNNSELAAEVLSVSPPLSVNQSPASSGFSNFDENGTQFFGSSDDWEELRSIVDFGFDPFSNNL; translated from the exons ATGGCTACAACTTCTCCTCCTGATCCTGATATGGATGATTACCAATTCCCACTTCCCGGATTCCGCTTCCATCCCACTGACGAAGAGCTTGTCGATTATTACCTTCGTCGGAAAGTCGACAAGAAGTCGGTTACCCTTGAACTCatcaaacaaattgatatCTATAGACACAATCCTTGGGATCTTCCAT ATGGCGGTGCCGCGACGGGAGAGAAAGAGTGCTACGTGTTCgtgaaaagaggaagaaagtaCAAGAATAGTGTAAGACCTAATAGAGTAACAGGAGCAGGGTTTTGGAAGGCAACTGGTATTGACAAGCCAATCTATTCACAAGAAGGGGAGGGAAATCGTTGCATTGGCCTAAAGAAAACCCTAGATTTTTACAAAGGAAGTGCAGGGAGAGGTGTCAAGACTGAATGGATGATGCATGAATTTCGCCTCCCTCCAATTACTTCTTCCAGTTCCCACTTCTcgaaaacagaacaagaagcg GAGATTTGGACATTATGTCGGATATTCAAACGGAACGTTACTTGTAGACGATATAATTGGAAAGAAATTCCAGGGAGCAACCGGCCGGAAATAacgaaaattacaaaaacatgTAGTAATATTGTGAATCATGATCAATCATCCTACGACGGAGTAGATCAACGAGCAACCTATATAAGTTTTAGCTCGAATTCGTACAACGGATTTGAATTAGAGAAGAAACCATTCTTGgctagtgaagaaaaaaaagaatgggaGGAGTTTacaatgaagaagaagatgaagagaaataATAGTGAATTAGCAGCTGAAGTACTATCTGTGTCTCCTCCTTTGTCAGTAAACCAATCTCCAGCTTCATCGGGATTCTCGAATTTTGATGAGAATGGGACTCAATTTTTTGGATCTAGTGATGATTGGGAAGAACTTAGATCCATTGtggattttggttttgatcCTTTTTCAAACAACCTTTGA